In Corythoichthys intestinalis isolate RoL2023-P3 chromosome 4, ASM3026506v1, whole genome shotgun sequence, a genomic segment contains:
- the etv1 gene encoding ETS translocation variant 1 isoform X4, with the protein MLQDLSASVLFPPCLQHTTFAQVPDNDEQFVPDFQTENLAFHGLQLKIKRELHSPCSELSSTCSQERPFKLQYGEKCLYNISAYEQKQHAGMKPSSPVTPPCSTPVSPLHHGAPTPKPERVYTHVPPSIPEAAYAMDHRFRRQLSEPCHSFPSPPTMSRDARPLYQRQMSEPSIPFPPQGFKQEYADPLFEPHPAMMGAPLPHMYPAAMMIKQEPRDFNYDSAEVPSCHSVYLRQDGYLAHSNRTEGCMFDKVARHFYDDTCVVPEKVEGDIKQEAGLYREGPSYQRRGSLQLWQFLVALLDDPANSHFIAWTGRGMEFKLIEPEEVARRWGIQKNRPAMNYDKLSRSLRYYYEKGIMQKVAGERYVYKFVCDPEALFSMAFPDNQRPVLKSDVERHVNEEDTVPLSHFDESAPYAQEASYCQPHPYSEAYVY; encoded by the exons TGGCGTTCCACGGACTGCAGCTGAAAATCAAGCGGGAGCTGCACAGTCCGTGTTCTGAGCTTAGCTCCACCTGCAGCCAAGAGCGGCCCTTCAAACTCCAGTATGGAGAGAAGTGCCTGTACAACATCAG TGCCTACGAGCAGAAGCAGCACGCAGGCATGAAGCCCTCCAGCCCAGTGACGCCACCCTGTAGCACCCCCGTGTCCCCCCTCCATCATGGCGCCCCGACCCCCAAACCCGAGCGGGTGTACACCCACGTGCCGCCCTCGATACCCGAAGCCGCCTATGCCATGGATCACAG ATTTCGCCGTCAGCTTTCTGAGCCGTGTCACTCGTTCCCGTCCCCGCCGACAATGTCCCGGGACGCCCGGCCCCTGTACCAGCGTCAAATGTCCGAGCCCAGCATCCCCTTCCCTCCTCAAGGCTTCAAGCAGGAATACGCCGACCCACTGTTCGAACCTCATCCCGCCATGATGGGCGCCCCGCTGCCCCACATGTACCCTGCCGCCATGATGATCAAGCAGGAGCCCCGAGACTTCAACTATGACTCGG CGGAGGTTCCCAGTTGCCATTCGGTCTACCTGCGACAAGATGGCTACCTGGCCCACAGCAATCGGACCGAAG GTTGCATGTTTGACAAAGTGGCCAGGCACTTTTACGACGACACCTGCGTGGTGCCAGAGAAAGTTGAAG GAGACATAAAACAGGAGGCGGGCCTGTACCGCGAGGGTCCGTCCTACCAGCGGCGAGGGTCTCTTCAGCTGTGGCAGTTCCTGGTGGCACTGCTGGACGACCCTGCTAACTCGCATTTCATCGCCTGGACGGGTCGCGGCATGGAATTCAAGCTCATCGAACCCGAAGAG GTGGCACGCCGATGGGGCATCCAGAAGAACCGACCGGCCATGAACTATGACAAGCTGAGCCGATCGCTACGCTACTACTACGAGAAGGGAATCATGCAAAAG GTGGCGGGCGAGAGATACGTTTACAAGTTTGTGTGTGACCCGGAGGCCTTGTTCTCCATGGCCTTCCCCGACAACCAGCGTCCGGTCCTGAAAAGCGACGTGGAGCGTCACGTCAACGAGGAGGACACTGTACCCCTGTCGCACTTTGATGAGAGCGCCCCCTATGCCCAGGAGGCGTCTTATTGCCAACCGCACCCTTACAGCGAGGCCTACGTCTACTAG
- the etv1 gene encoding ETS translocation variant 1 isoform X2 — translation MLQDLSASVLFPPCLQHTTFAQVPDNDEQFVPDFQTENLAFHGLQLKIKRELHSPCSELSSTCSQERPFKLQYGEKCLYNISAYEQKQHAGMKPSSPVTPPCSTPVSPLHHGAPTPKPERVYTHVPPSIPEAAYAMDHRFRRQLSEPCHSFPSPPTMSRDARPLYQRQMSEPSIPFPPQGFKQEYADPLFEPHPAMMGAPLPHMYPAAMMIKQEPRDFNYDSAEVPSCHSVYLRQDGYLAHSNRTEGTSSGVRSLPKNSIPNAASRCPGCMFDKVARHFYDDTCVVPEKVEGDIKQEAGLYREGPSYQRRGSLQLWQFLVALLDDPANSHFIAWTGRGMEFKLIEPEEVARRWGIQKNRPAMNYDKLSRSLRYYYEKGIMQKVAGERYVYKFVCDPEALFSMAFPDNQRPVLKSDVERHVNEEDTVPLSHFDESAPYAQEASYCQPHPYSEAYVY, via the exons TGGCGTTCCACGGACTGCAGCTGAAAATCAAGCGGGAGCTGCACAGTCCGTGTTCTGAGCTTAGCTCCACCTGCAGCCAAGAGCGGCCCTTCAAACTCCAGTATGGAGAGAAGTGCCTGTACAACATCAG TGCCTACGAGCAGAAGCAGCACGCAGGCATGAAGCCCTCCAGCCCAGTGACGCCACCCTGTAGCACCCCCGTGTCCCCCCTCCATCATGGCGCCCCGACCCCCAAACCCGAGCGGGTGTACACCCACGTGCCGCCCTCGATACCCGAAGCCGCCTATGCCATGGATCACAG ATTTCGCCGTCAGCTTTCTGAGCCGTGTCACTCGTTCCCGTCCCCGCCGACAATGTCCCGGGACGCCCGGCCCCTGTACCAGCGTCAAATGTCCGAGCCCAGCATCCCCTTCCCTCCTCAAGGCTTCAAGCAGGAATACGCCGACCCACTGTTCGAACCTCATCCCGCCATGATGGGCGCCCCGCTGCCCCACATGTACCCTGCCGCCATGATGATCAAGCAGGAGCCCCGAGACTTCAACTATGACTCGG CGGAGGTTCCCAGTTGCCATTCGGTCTACCTGCGACAAGATGGCTACCTGGCCCACAGCAATCGGACCGAAGGTACCAGCTCTGGCGTTCGGAGTCTTCCCAAAAACAGCATTCCCAACGCTGCTTCTCGTTGTCCAGGTTGCATGTTTGACAAAGTGGCCAGGCACTTTTACGACGACACCTGCGTGGTGCCAGAGAAAGTTGAAG GAGACATAAAACAGGAGGCGGGCCTGTACCGCGAGGGTCCGTCCTACCAGCGGCGAGGGTCTCTTCAGCTGTGGCAGTTCCTGGTGGCACTGCTGGACGACCCTGCTAACTCGCATTTCATCGCCTGGACGGGTCGCGGCATGGAATTCAAGCTCATCGAACCCGAAGAG GTGGCACGCCGATGGGGCATCCAGAAGAACCGACCGGCCATGAACTATGACAAGCTGAGCCGATCGCTACGCTACTACTACGAGAAGGGAATCATGCAAAAG GTGGCGGGCGAGAGATACGTTTACAAGTTTGTGTGTGACCCGGAGGCCTTGTTCTCCATGGCCTTCCCCGACAACCAGCGTCCGGTCCTGAAAAGCGACGTGGAGCGTCACGTCAACGAGGAGGACACTGTACCCCTGTCGCACTTTGATGAGAGCGCCCCCTATGCCCAGGAGGCGTCTTATTGCCAACCGCACCCTTACAGCGAGGCCTACGTCTACTAG
- the etv1 gene encoding ETS translocation variant 1 isoform X3, translating into MLTMGGCVVAARKCWDQRRGSPLSKASSRATFRSYFFCTLAFHGLQLKIKRELHSPCSELSSTCSQERPFKLQYGEKCLYNISAYEQKQHAGMKPSSPVTPPCSTPVSPLHHGAPTPKPERVYTHVPPSIPEAAYAMDHRFRRQLSEPCHSFPSPPTMSRDARPLYQRQMSEPSIPFPPQGFKQEYADPLFEPHPAMMGAPLPHMYPAAMMIKQEPRDFNYDSAEVPSCHSVYLRQDGYLAHSNRTEGCMFDKVARHFYDDTCVVPEKVEGDIKQEAGLYREGPSYQRRGSLQLWQFLVALLDDPANSHFIAWTGRGMEFKLIEPEEVARRWGIQKNRPAMNYDKLSRSLRYYYEKGIMQKVAGERYVYKFVCDPEALFSMAFPDNQRPVLKSDVERHVNEEDTVPLSHFDESAPYAQEASYCQPHPYSEAYVY; encoded by the exons TGGCGTTCCACGGACTGCAGCTGAAAATCAAGCGGGAGCTGCACAGTCCGTGTTCTGAGCTTAGCTCCACCTGCAGCCAAGAGCGGCCCTTCAAACTCCAGTATGGAGAGAAGTGCCTGTACAACATCAG TGCCTACGAGCAGAAGCAGCACGCAGGCATGAAGCCCTCCAGCCCAGTGACGCCACCCTGTAGCACCCCCGTGTCCCCCCTCCATCATGGCGCCCCGACCCCCAAACCCGAGCGGGTGTACACCCACGTGCCGCCCTCGATACCCGAAGCCGCCTATGCCATGGATCACAG ATTTCGCCGTCAGCTTTCTGAGCCGTGTCACTCGTTCCCGTCCCCGCCGACAATGTCCCGGGACGCCCGGCCCCTGTACCAGCGTCAAATGTCCGAGCCCAGCATCCCCTTCCCTCCTCAAGGCTTCAAGCAGGAATACGCCGACCCACTGTTCGAACCTCATCCCGCCATGATGGGCGCCCCGCTGCCCCACATGTACCCTGCCGCCATGATGATCAAGCAGGAGCCCCGAGACTTCAACTATGACTCGG CGGAGGTTCCCAGTTGCCATTCGGTCTACCTGCGACAAGATGGCTACCTGGCCCACAGCAATCGGACCGAAG GTTGCATGTTTGACAAAGTGGCCAGGCACTTTTACGACGACACCTGCGTGGTGCCAGAGAAAGTTGAAG GAGACATAAAACAGGAGGCGGGCCTGTACCGCGAGGGTCCGTCCTACCAGCGGCGAGGGTCTCTTCAGCTGTGGCAGTTCCTGGTGGCACTGCTGGACGACCCTGCTAACTCGCATTTCATCGCCTGGACGGGTCGCGGCATGGAATTCAAGCTCATCGAACCCGAAGAG GTGGCACGCCGATGGGGCATCCAGAAGAACCGACCGGCCATGAACTATGACAAGCTGAGCCGATCGCTACGCTACTACTACGAGAAGGGAATCATGCAAAAG GTGGCGGGCGAGAGATACGTTTACAAGTTTGTGTGTGACCCGGAGGCCTTGTTCTCCATGGCCTTCCCCGACAACCAGCGTCCGGTCCTGAAAAGCGACGTGGAGCGTCACGTCAACGAGGAGGACACTGTACCCCTGTCGCACTTTGATGAGAGCGCCCCCTATGCCCAGGAGGCGTCTTATTGCCAACCGCACCCTTACAGCGAGGCCTACGTCTACTAG
- the etv1 gene encoding ETS translocation variant 1 isoform X1 — MLTMGGCVVAARKCWDQRRGSPLSKASSRATFRSYFFCTLAFHGLQLKIKRELHSPCSELSSTCSQERPFKLQYGEKCLYNISAYEQKQHAGMKPSSPVTPPCSTPVSPLHHGAPTPKPERVYTHVPPSIPEAAYAMDHRFRRQLSEPCHSFPSPPTMSRDARPLYQRQMSEPSIPFPPQGFKQEYADPLFEPHPAMMGAPLPHMYPAAMMIKQEPRDFNYDSAEVPSCHSVYLRQDGYLAHSNRTEGTSSGVRSLPKNSIPNAASRCPGCMFDKVARHFYDDTCVVPEKVEGDIKQEAGLYREGPSYQRRGSLQLWQFLVALLDDPANSHFIAWTGRGMEFKLIEPEEVARRWGIQKNRPAMNYDKLSRSLRYYYEKGIMQKVAGERYVYKFVCDPEALFSMAFPDNQRPVLKSDVERHVNEEDTVPLSHFDESAPYAQEASYCQPHPYSEAYVY, encoded by the exons TGGCGTTCCACGGACTGCAGCTGAAAATCAAGCGGGAGCTGCACAGTCCGTGTTCTGAGCTTAGCTCCACCTGCAGCCAAGAGCGGCCCTTCAAACTCCAGTATGGAGAGAAGTGCCTGTACAACATCAG TGCCTACGAGCAGAAGCAGCACGCAGGCATGAAGCCCTCCAGCCCAGTGACGCCACCCTGTAGCACCCCCGTGTCCCCCCTCCATCATGGCGCCCCGACCCCCAAACCCGAGCGGGTGTACACCCACGTGCCGCCCTCGATACCCGAAGCCGCCTATGCCATGGATCACAG ATTTCGCCGTCAGCTTTCTGAGCCGTGTCACTCGTTCCCGTCCCCGCCGACAATGTCCCGGGACGCCCGGCCCCTGTACCAGCGTCAAATGTCCGAGCCCAGCATCCCCTTCCCTCCTCAAGGCTTCAAGCAGGAATACGCCGACCCACTGTTCGAACCTCATCCCGCCATGATGGGCGCCCCGCTGCCCCACATGTACCCTGCCGCCATGATGATCAAGCAGGAGCCCCGAGACTTCAACTATGACTCGG CGGAGGTTCCCAGTTGCCATTCGGTCTACCTGCGACAAGATGGCTACCTGGCCCACAGCAATCGGACCGAAGGTACCAGCTCTGGCGTTCGGAGTCTTCCCAAAAACAGCATTCCCAACGCTGCTTCTCGTTGTCCAGGTTGCATGTTTGACAAAGTGGCCAGGCACTTTTACGACGACACCTGCGTGGTGCCAGAGAAAGTTGAAG GAGACATAAAACAGGAGGCGGGCCTGTACCGCGAGGGTCCGTCCTACCAGCGGCGAGGGTCTCTTCAGCTGTGGCAGTTCCTGGTGGCACTGCTGGACGACCCTGCTAACTCGCATTTCATCGCCTGGACGGGTCGCGGCATGGAATTCAAGCTCATCGAACCCGAAGAG GTGGCACGCCGATGGGGCATCCAGAAGAACCGACCGGCCATGAACTATGACAAGCTGAGCCGATCGCTACGCTACTACTACGAGAAGGGAATCATGCAAAAG GTGGCGGGCGAGAGATACGTTTACAAGTTTGTGTGTGACCCGGAGGCCTTGTTCTCCATGGCCTTCCCCGACAACCAGCGTCCGGTCCTGAAAAGCGACGTGGAGCGTCACGTCAACGAGGAGGACACTGTACCCCTGTCGCACTTTGATGAGAGCGCCCCCTATGCCCAGGAGGCGTCTTATTGCCAACCGCACCCTTACAGCGAGGCCTACGTCTACTAG